A segment of the Agromyces sp. H17E-10 genome:
GCTTCGCGAACCTCGCGACCCGTGACGCGCCCACGGCCCGGCTGTCGGACGCACCCCATCGTGACGTCGTGCGCAGCGTGCGCCTCAACGACCTGCTGCGACCGCAGGGACTGGAGCACGAGCTGCGGGCGGCGTTCACGGTCGACGGGGCGACCTGGGCGGTCGGCGGCGTCTTCCGTGAGCCGGGGGCGGACTTCTCGGACCGGGAGGTCGAGTTCCTCGGTTCGATCGTCACGGCGGTCGCCGCGGCGACCCGTGTCACCATGCGCTCGGGCGGACGGGCGGGAGTCCGTGCCGCCGGGCCGGTGATCATCCTGTGCGGACCGGACGGCGAATTCCATGCCGCGACGGCCGCCGGGGCCGAGTGGCTCGCCGCGCTCGACGACGCGGAGCCGGGGCGATTCGACCTCGTGCTGCACGCGGTCGCCGCCGGTGCCCGCCGCTCCCGCGCCGGGACGGTACGCCTGCGGATGCGGGACGTCAACGACGACTGGGTCGTCGTGCAGGCGAGTCGGCTCATCTCGGACGACGACCCGCAGCGGATCGTCATCACCGTCGACCCCGCCGCGTTGCACGACCTCGTCGATCTGCTCCTGAGCGCGTACGGCGTCTCACCCCGGGAGCGTGACGTCTGCCTCGATCTCGTCTCGGGGTCGTCGACCGCGCAGATCGCAGCTCACCTGCATCTCTCGCCGCACACCGTGCACGATCACATGAAGTCGATCTACGGCAAGGTCGGCGTCGGCAGCCGGAGCGAGCTGGTCGCACGGCTTCTGCCCTGATCGGATGCCGCCGCCGGCGCCGCGTACGACTGACCCCCTGTTGCCGGGGCGACCGCGTCGGCCGCGGCGAGGCCGCCCGTTGCGAACGCGGTCACCGCGTCGAGCACGGGGTCGGCCCCGAGCACCCGGACGTGCCCGAATCCCTCGGTGAGGAGCAGACGCGAGCGCGTGCCGTGCGCGGCGTGCAGCCGCTGCGACTCGCTCGCCGACACCTCGCGGTCGCCGCGGTCGTGCGCGATGAGCAGCGGCGTCTCGGCGGGCAGCGGAGCGCTCACCGAGTCGAACCGGTCGTACGGGTCGCGCACGTCGGGCAGCACCCGGTGCGCGAAGGAGCGCGCGAGCGCATCGGCCGTCGCGCTCCGCACGCCGAGCCGGCCCGAGAACGAGTCGACGAGGTAGCGAGCGTCGGCCATGCCGGCGATGGCCGCGACGCCGTCGGTCGCGGTGCCCTCGCGCACGGCGGTGAGCGCCGCGAGTGCGCCGAACGAGTGCCCGACGATCAGGCGGAAGCGCCCGTGCCGCTGCTGCAACGCCTCGATCGCGGCCAGGTAGTCGCGGATGTCGGTGTGCCGGCCGCGCGAGTCGCCGTTCGCGGGTGCGTCGAACGCGACGAGCCGCAGGCCCTCGGCGCGCAATTCACGCACGATCGGCGCGAACTGCGACGCCCGCCCGCGCCAGCCGTGCACGAGCAGCACGGTGTCGGGACCGTGACCCCATGCGTAGGTCGCGACCTGGCGGCCGCGAACCCGCAGCCGCCCGCGCTCGGCATGCTCGTGCACGGCGCGGTCGTGGTCGCGGACCGCGAGGGCGGGACGCACCCGGCGGAAGAGCGGCAGGGCGAGCCCGGCGGCGAGTTCGGGCGAGACGCGATCGGCGGCGCGGATCGCGGCGACGTGTGCGGTGAGTGCGGCGGACATCTCGGCCTCCGGGTGCCATCGGCTGCGGCATCCTCGTCGAAGAGCATGCCAACAATGAATACGAACGATCGTATGCCAACTATACGCACGACCGTGCGTAAAATCGAGTACATGAGCGGAACGGATGTCGCGGTCGACGGCCGACGGGTGCGCGGGGATGCCTCGCGCCGCGTCGTGCTCGCGCACGCCATCGACCTCGCCTCGATCGAGGGTCTCGACCAGCTCTCGATCGGGCGCATCGCGACCGCGGCGAACGTCAGCAAGTCGAGCATCGCGACCCTCTTCGGCAGCAAGGAGCGCCTGCAGCTCGCCGCCGTCGAGGCCGCCCGCGAGCGCTACCTCGAGACGGTGACGACTCCCGCACGCACGAAGCCGCGGGGGATCGCGCGCGTGGTGGCGCTGCTCGACCGAGTCGTCGCCTACTCGCAGGAGCGCGTGTTTCCGGGCGGCTGCTTCTTCTCGGCGGCGGCGGCCGACTTCCACGCGAAGCCTGGCGTCGTGCGCGATGCGATCACCGCGCAGCTCGACGACTGGCTCGGCTACCTCGCCGTGCAGGTGCGCTACGCCGCCGAGGCCGGCGAGATCTCGGGCATCGCGTCGCCCGACGACGCCGACCAGTTCGCCTTCGAGGTGCAGGGCGTCTTCGAATGGATGAACCAGCTCGCCGTCATCCGCGACTCGGACGAGCCGTACGTACGCGCCCGGCGGGCGTTCCGGGCTCGGCTCGTCGCGATCGGGGCCGACGCCGCCGTCGCCGACCTCGTGCTCGAGCCCGGCGCGGCGATGCGCTGACCGCGCGTGTCGATGCGAGACCCGATGCCCGTGCGGGTGCCTCGGCTCGCCTCGCGGAGGTGCTCTCCGCGCCCGCGCGACGGGGTCTCGGCTGAACTTCTTCGGCCGGAATGGAACCATTCCGCCCCGTCCGGACATATACATACGAGGGCACCCTGCTGCCCGCCCGTATCGAACGGAGAGGGAATCGACCATGACTGCTTTCGGACCGATGGATGCGGAGCCGTGCGCGACGGAGCCGATCGACCTCTCCGCCTACCTCCCCGACCCGGCCGACGAGCCGACCGACTGAGGCGGACCGGATGCGCAACACGGTCGTGCCCGCGATCATCGCCGGCAGCCTGGTCGTGCTCCTCGCGGGGTGCGCGCCGAGCGATCCAGCGGCCTCCGCCGCTGTCGAGCCCCAGGCGACGACGCCGTCGGCCCCGGTCGGAACGACGGACGCCGAGGCGTGCGAACAGCTCACCGTGCCGCTGTCGTTGCTCTTCAACGCGCAGGTCGCGCCCGACGGCGCCATGAGCCTCGACACCGCCGGCGGCCTGTACTTCACCGCGGCCTGGGACCTGCGCCGCATCGACGAACTGCTCGACGAATCCGATCTCGACGCCCCGGTGACGAGGCTCGCCGAGGCGTCCGGCGCGGTGAGTTCGCGGATGGACGCCTCGGATGACCCGGCAGCGTGGGCCGACCGGCTCGCCGAGATCGGCACGGCGACCGAGGAGATCACCGCCGTCTGCGCCGAGGCCGACCCCGACGCGGCCACCCTCGGGTGGTACGGCGGCTGACCCCTACTCGCCCTGCGGCGCGAGCGCGGCGACGAGCGGGTGGTCGAACGCGAGCGCGCCCGTCTTCGCGGCACCGCCCGGCGAGCCGAGCGGTGCACCGCCGGGTGCGCCGGCCGGGCTGATCTCGAAGAACTCGACGTTGGCCTTGTAGTAGTCGGCCCACTCGTCGGGCAGGTCGTCCTCGTAGTAGATCGCCTCGACGGGGCACACCGGTTCGCACGCACCGCAGTCGACGCACTCGTCGGGGTGGATGTAGAGGGATCGCTCGCCCTCGTAGATGCAGTCGACGGGGCACTCGTCGATGCAGGCCTTGTCCTTGACGTCGACGCACGGCAGTGCGATGACGTAGGTCACGACAGTGCCAGAACGTCGTCGCGCGAGATCGACACCTGCTCCTCGCGGGGCACGACCTTGACGCGTTCGCGCACGACGCCCGCGTAGTGCGCCGGCGCCTCGAACGCCTCGCCGAGCTCCCGCTCGTGCGCGTCGAGCGCGAGCCAGCCCTGCCAGCTGGTGTGCTCGACGCCGCGGGCGTCGAGCAGCTCGAGGATCTCGGCGCCCTCGGCCGCGTCGACGACTGGGGATGCGAGCACACCGGCCGCGGCATCCGCGACGAGGTTGGTGATCGTCTCGAGCGCGTCGCCCTTGGTGTGGCCGATGAGGCCGACCGGGCCGCGCTTGATCCAGCCGGTCGCGTAGACGCCCGTGATCGGCGACCCCGAGGCATCCACGACCCGCCCGCCCTCGTTGGGGATGACGGCGGCGCGCTCGTCGAACGGCACGTCGCGGATCGGCGAGCTCGCGTAGCCGACGGCACGGTAGACCGCCTGCACGGGGTACTCGACGAACTCGCCCGTGCCCTCGACCGAACCGTCGCCGACCGGACGGGTGCGCTCGAAGCGGATCGCCTCGACCTTGCCGTCGCCCGTGATCTCGGCGGGGGAGTGCAGGAAGTGCAGGTGCAGGCGCCGCTGGGCGGTGCCTGTGCCGGTCGAGCCGGGCGACGTGCGCCAGCCGTTCAGCGTGCGGGTCATGACCTTGACCTGGTTGTTCGACGCGTGCAGCGCCTCGGCGTGCGCGTCGCCCTCGGCGCGCTCGAAGTCGTCGTCGTAGACCACGATGTCGACGTCGGGCACCTCGCCGAGCTCGCGCAGCTCGATCGGGGTGAACTTCACGTGGCCCGGTCCGCGGCGTCCGAACACGTGCACGTCGGTGACGGGGGATGCCTCGAGGCCGGCGAGCACGTTGGCCGGAATGTCGGTCGAGAGGATGTCCTTCGGGTGCTTCGCGAGCACCCGCGCGACGTCGAGCGCCACGTTCCCGTTGCCGACGACCGCGATCGACTGCGCCTCGAGCGGCCAGCTGCGCGGCACGTCGGGGTGCCCGTCGTACCAGGCGACGAAGTCGGCAGCGCCGTACGAGCCGGGCAGGTCGATGCCGGGGATGTCGAGCGGGGCGTCGCGCAGCGCGCCGGTCGCGAAGATGACCGCGTCGTAGCGCTCCTGCAGCTCGCCGACCTCGACGTCGCGGCCCACCTCGACGTTGCCGATGAGGCGGATGTCACCCGCGTCGAGCATCTCGTGCAGCGAGTTGACGATGCCCTTGATGCGGGGGTGGTCGGGCGCGACGCCGTAGCGGATCAGGCCGTAGGGCGCGGGCAGCGACTCGAACAGGTCGATCGCGACCTCGCCGCCCTGCTCGGCGACCTGGCGGCGGAGGATGTTGCCGGCGTAGATGCCGGCGGGGCCGGCGCCCACGATCGCGACGCGGAGGGAGAGGGTCATTGCTGCGGGGCCTTTCGGGTTGAGCTGGGGGAGAGTCGTGCGGGTTGAGGAGCGAGTGCAGCGAGCGTCTCGAAACCCTCGGCGTACGGGCTCAGCGTCACGACGTCGCCCACCACGACGACCGCGGGCGACCGCACGCCTCGGCGGGCCGCCTGCAGGGCGATCGAGTCGAGCGTGCCGATCGTGACGCGCTGGTGCTCGCCGTACCCATCTTCGACGATCGCGACTGGGCATTCGCCCCCGCGCTCGCCGCGGGCGAGGGTGATCGCCGAGTTCGCGAGGGTGCCGATGCCCATGAGCAGCACGACGGTGTGGTCGCGGCCGCCGCCGAGCGCCTGGATCTGGTCGTGTCCGGTGACGACGGTGAACGTCGTCGCGAGCCCGCGGTGCGTGAGCGGGATGCCCGCGATCGCCGGGACGGAGATCGCGCTCGTGATGCCGGGCACGACCTCGACGGCGACGCCGTGCTCGCGGCAGTGGGCGAGCTCCTCGCCGCCGCGGCCGAAGATGAACGGGTCGCCGCCCTTCAGCCGGACGACGCGCTTGCCGGCACGCGCGAGGGTGACGAGCAGGGCGTTGATCGCATCCTGCGGCACCGCGTGGTGGCCGGGCAGCTTGCCGACGTCGACGACCTCTGCGGTGAGCTCGACGCCCTCGGCGGCGAGGCCGTCGAGCACCCCGCGCGCACCGAGCCGGTCGGCGACGATGACGTCGGCCCGTTCGAGGGCGCGCAGGCCGCGAATGGTCAGCAGGCCTGCGTCACCCGGGCCGGCGCCGACGAGGGTGACCTGGCCGTGGATCGTCTCGCTCATCGTGAACCTCCCTGGAGCAGGCCCCGGCGGCGCAGCAGCGCGCGCTCGATCGGGGCGAAGACGCACAGTTCGACGAGGATGCCGACGAACAGGATGACGAGGATCGCGACGAACACCGCCGAGAGGTCGGCGAGCTGGCGGCCCTGGTCGAGCAGCGCACCGAGCCCGAACCCGATCGAACCGCCGGTCGCGATGATCTCGGCGGCCATGAGCGAGCGCCACGAGAACGCCCAACCCTGCTTGAGCCCGCCGACGTAGCCGGGCAGCGCCGCGGGCAGCACGACGAGAGTCGCGAGCTGCGCCCGGTTCGCACCGAGCACGCGGCCGACCCGGCGGAGCTGCGGCGGGACCTGGTTCACGCCCGAGATGAGACCGTTGATGATCGACGGCACGGCCCCCATCAGGATGACGAAGTAGACGGTCGCGTCGGAGAGCCCGAACCAGATGATCGCGGCCGGCACCCAGGCCACCGACGGCAGCACCTGGAGTCCCGAGATGAACGGGCCGAGCGCGCGGCGCAGCCAGTCGACCTCGGCGAGCAGCAGGCCGATCGGGGTGCCGATGACGACGGCGATGAGGAATCCGATCACGCCGCGTTCGAGGCTCGTCACGACGGCGAGCTGCAGTCGGCCGGTCTCCCAGGCGGCGCCGATCGCGGTGAACACGTCGACCGGGCCGGGATAGAGGTCGGGGCGAGGGCTCGCGACGACGGTGTAGACCTGCCAGACGACGAGGAGCACCGCGACGAGGATGACGGGCGGCAGCACACTCGACGCGAATCGGCGCCAGCGCGACTCGCGGCGGGTCTCGTCCGTCTGCAGCCGGTCGAGGCCGGCGGCCAGCTCGCGCAGCTCGGCCTCGTCATGGGCGGGGGATGCCGCGCGCTCGACGAGTTCGGGGAACGGCATGGACCCCGCGGGGAGGTCGGCGGAACCCTCCGCCGGTTGAGGAGCGCCCGACGAAGTCGGACGCGTCTCGAAACCGGGTGCGACGGTCTCTGAACCAGTGGTCTCGGGCGTCGGGGTTTCGAGACGCTCGCTGCGCTCGCTCCTCAACCCGCTCGGGACGATGGTGTCTGCTTCATGCGGCATTGCGGGCGATCTCCTTCCGCAGGCGCTCGGTGATCTCGATCGAGACCGCCGAGACCTCGGGGCTCTCGATCCGGCGCGGGCCCGAGGCATCCAACCGCCATTCGCCGGCCACGCGGCCGGGCCGGCTCGAGAGCAGCACGACGCGCTCGCCGAGGCGGGCGGCTTCGCGCACGTTGTGGGTGACGAACACGATCGTGCGACCGGTTTCGCGCCACACCCGCTCGAGCTCCTCGTGCAGCAGGTCGCGGGTGATCGCGTCGAGCGCGGCGAACGGCTCGTCCATGAGCAGCACCTTCCGGTCCTGCGCGAGCGCCCGGGCGAGGGCGACGCGCTGGCGCATGCCCCCCGAGAGCTCGTGGGGCCGCTTCTCGGCGGCATCGGCGAGGTTGACGACGTCGAGCAGTTCGAGCGCCTTCGAGCGGCGCTCGCCGCGGGGCACCCCGCGCAGCTTGAGCGCGAGCTCGACGTTGTGGCGTGCGCTCAGCCACGGCATGAGCGCCGACTCCTGGAACATGACGGCCGCGCCGTCGGCGGGCACCTCGATGGTGCCCGTCGACGGACGGTCGAGACCGGCGATGAGGTTGAGCAGGGTCGACTTGCCGCACCCCGAGGCGCCGAGCAGGCAGACGAACTCGCCCTCCGCGACGTGCAGCGTCACGTCGTCGAGCACGAGCGGGGCGCGCTCGCCGAAGCGCTTGCCGAGCCCGTCGATGCGGATGATCGTCTGCCTGCTCATGCGCTCACTCCGTGCCGAGGCCGGCGGCCGAGACCGGCTCCTCGCCGCGCGCTTCGAGCACGCGGTTCAGGATCGCGAGGTCGAACAGCCCGTCGATCGAGCCGTCCTTCGCGGTGCCGGCGGCGACGCCGTTCGCGAGGACCTCTTCGAAGGTGTCGGCGACGGGGTCGACCGTGAACCGCACGTGCTCGAGCGAACGGGCGAGCACCTCGTCGCCGAGCGGCTTGCCGGTGTCGGCCTCGAGCTGGGCGTTGATGTCGTCGGCAGCCTGCTCGGGCTCGTCCTCGATGAACTGCACGGCATCGGCGTGGCCCTCGACGAGCGCTTCGACGGTCGTCGGGTGCTCGGCGAGGAACTGCTTCGAGACGAGCAGCACCGTGGTCGGGAAGTCGCCGTCGTCCCACAGGTCGGCCTCGTCGACGAGCACGTGCGCGCCGCCGTCGATGATGAGCCGCGAGACCCACGGCTCCGGCAGCCAGGCACCGTCGAGGTCGCCCTGCTGGAAGAGCGTGAGCGTCTGCGAGTTCTCGGTCGGCGTGATATGCACGTCGCCACCGCCCTGGGTGTCGGTCGTGTAGCCCTCGTCGGCGAGCCAGGTGCGCAGCGCGACGTCCTGCGTGTTGCCGAGCTGGGGGCTCGCGAGCGTCGTGCCCTTCAGGTCGGCGGGGTCGTCGATGCCGTCGGCGACGACGAGCGCGGCATCGCCCGAGGCGACGCCCGACACGACGACGGCCGATTCGCCGCCGCTCTTGACGAACGTGTTGATCGCCGGGTTCGGGCCGATGTACGCAGCGTCGATCGCGCCGGCCGAGAGCGCCTCCACGGCGGCGGGGCCGGCGTTGAAGACCTCGGTCGAGAGCTTCGTGTCGCCGAGCGCATCCTGCAGCAGGCCCTCCTGCAGGCCGACGAGGGCCGGCGCGTGGGTCACGTTCGCGAAGTAGCCGAGGCGCAGCTCCTCGGCGGGGGTGCCGCCGAGGGCTTCCTCCGACTCTGCCGGCGGGGCGCCCGCGGCCGATGAGGCGCAACCGGTCATCATGACCGCGGCCAATCCAAGAACGGTGAGAGAAAGAGTGGTGCGGGTCTTCACGGTGTCGCCTCCTTAGTGGTTCGTGCAGATGGGTGATGCGATGGCCCCGATGGGGGCCGGGAGCGCCCGGGTGGGCGCCCCGTCAGGCGGCCGCCGCTCGTGCCGGGCTGTGGGTGCCGGCGGCGAGCGTCGCTCCGTCCTGCGGGTGGATCACGAGGAACGCGCCGCTGCGACGGTGCACGGCGTAGTCCTCGAAGGGCAGTTCCGCCGAGAGGCGGAGGGTCACACGGCCGATGTCGTTGGCCTCGAGCTGCTCGGCCGCTTCGGTGGCGAGCGTGTCGAGGTTGCGCCGGCCCTCGACCGAGGCGACGAGCGCCTGCACGGTCGAGGTGCCGAACTTCACGAGCACTCGGGTACCGGGGGCGAGCGGGCGTGCGTCGAGCTGGAACAGCTCGGCGGCGATCTCGCGGCGGCCCTCGGGCAGCGTGCCCGACGCGGCGATCACGGCACCGCGTGCGGCGTCGATCTCGTGGGCGAGCCGGAGTGCGACCGACTGGGGTGCGTGCGCCTCGTCGAGTTCGCCGCCGGCGGTGTCGATGCCGACGACGGTGGTGACGGCCCCGCCGGGGAACACGGCGACCTCGTCGCCCACCCGCACGGTGCCGCTCGACACCTGGCCGGCGAACGCACGGTAGTCGCGGAAGCGGTCGGCGGCGTCGGGCTGCGCCGCGACGGCGGGTGCGAGCGCGCCCTGCGGCCGGAGCACGAGCTGCACGTCGAGGCGGAACGCCTCGAGCGAGCTCTCGATCTCGTCGACCGTCGGCAGCGTCTCGAGGAGTTCGAGGAGCGCGGGGCCGTCGTACCAGGGCGTGTTCGGCGAACGATCGACGACGTTGTCGCCCTCGAGCGCCGACACCGGGATCACGTGCACGCCGGGCAGGCCGAGCTCGCGCGTGACCTCGAGCACCTCGGCGGCGACGGTCGCGTAGGCCTCGGCGTCGTAGCCCTGCAGGTCGATCTTGTTCACTGCGACGATCACGTTCGGCACGCGCAGCAGCTGCACCACCGAAAGATGGCGGCGGGTCTGCTCGAGCACCCCCTTGCGGGCGTCGATCAGCAGCACCACCACGTCGGCCGTCGTCGCACCCGTGACCATGTTGCGGGTGTACTGCACGTGCCCGGGGCAGTCGGCGAGGATGAACGAGCGGCGACCGGTCGAGAAGTAGCGGTAGGCGACGTCGATCGTGATGCCCTGCTCGCGCTCGGCGCGGAGTCCGTCGGTCAGCAGGGCGAAGTCGAAGCCGCCGGCGTCGCCGCCGAAGCCGCGCTCGCGGCTCGTGCGGGCGACCTGCTCGAACTGGTCGGCGAGGATCGCCTTCGAGTCGTGCAGGAGCCGGCCGACGAGGGTCGACTTGCCGTCGTCGACCGAGCCGGCCGTCGCGAAGCGCAGCAGCGTGCTGTTCGTGACCTCGCCCATCAGAAGTACCCGTCCTTCTTGCGGTCTTCCATGGCCGCCTCGGAGATGCGATCGTCGGCGCGGGTCGCCCCGCGCTCGGTGAGCGTCGACTCGGCGACCTCTCGCACGACGGCCGCGACATCCACGGCATCGGATTCGACGGCGCCCGTGCAGCTCATGTCGCCGACCGTGCGGTACCGCACCGTGCGGAGCTCGACCGGCTCGTCGGGGCGCGGCGGCGAGACCTCGCCCACCGCGCGCCACATGCCGTCGCGGCGGAACACCTCGCGCTCGTGCGCGAAGTACAGCGGCGGCAGCTCGATGCCCTCGCGTTCGATGTACGACCACACGTCGAGCTCGGTCCAGTTCGAGATCGGGAACGCCCGCACGTGCTGGCCGGGCGTGTGCCGACCGTTGTAGAGGTTCCAGAGCTCGGGGCGCTGGTTGCGCGGATCCCACTGGCCGAACTCGTCGCGCAGCGAGATGATGCGCTCCTTGGCGCGCGCCTTGTCCTCGTCGCGGCGGGCGCCGCCGAACACGGCGTCGTGCTTACCCGCGGCGATCGCGTCGAGCAGGGGCTGCGTCTGCAGCGGGTTGCGGGTGCCGTCGGCGCGCTCCTGGAGGCGGCCGTCGTCGAGGTAGTCCTGCACGCGTGCGACCTCGAGGCGGAGGCCGAGCCGCTCGACCGTGCGGTCGCGGAACTCGATGACCTCGGGGAAGTTGTGGCCCGTGTCGACGTGCAGCACCGGGAACGGGACGCGGCCCGGCCAGAACGCCTTCGTCGCGAGATGGAGCACGACGACCGAGTCCTTGCCGCCGGAGAACAGCAGCACGGGACGTTCGAACTCGGCGACCACCTCGCGGATGATGTGGATCGCCTCGGCCTCGAGCAGGTCGAGGGTGGTCAACGCCGGTTGAGGAGCCGACGAAGGAGGCGTCTCGAAACCCGGGCGTGCGGCGTCGGGGTTTCGAGACGGTCGCTGCGCTCCCTCCTCAACCCGCTGGAGTGATTCGATGCTCATAGGTGCAACCCGCATTCCGTCTTGTCGAGGCCGGCCCAGCGGCCGGACCGGGGGTCTTCGCCCGCGGCGACGGGCTTCGTGCATGGCTCGCAGCCGATCGAGGGGTAGCCCTCGGTGAGCAGCGGGTTCACGGTCACCCCGAACGCGCCGGCGTAGTCGATGAGGTCGTCGAAGCTCCACGCGGCGAGCGGGTTGACCTTGACGAGGCCGTTGCGCTCGTCCCACGTGACGAGCGGCGTGTTCGTGCGGGTCGGCGCCTCGTCGCGGCGCACGCCCGTGAACCAGAGCTCGTAGCCCGTGAGCGCCTTCTGCAACGGGGCGACCTTGCGCATCGCGCAGCACGAGCCGGGGTCGCGGGCGAAGAGGTCCTTGCCGTACTTCGCGTCCTGTTCGGCGACGGTGAGCTCGGGCAGCACGTCGACGATGCGCACGTCGAGCGACGCGGCGACGCGGTCGCGCGTCTCGTGGGTCTTCGCGAAGTGGTAGCCCGTCTCGAGGAAGAGCACGTCGACCCCCGGCAGCGACTGCGCGACCACATGGGGCAGCACGGCGTCGGCCATCGAGCAGGCGACGGCCGTGGCATCCACGTCGAAATTGCGTGCCACCCAGGCGACGACCTCGTAGGCGGATGCCTCGTCGGCGGCGAGACTCCGGAGCTCGGCGTCACCCGCCTCGGCGAGGGCGCGGAGGACCTCCGGTGGTCGAGTAGCGCCCGACGAAGGAGGACGCGTATCGAGACCAGGCGCGCGGGTCTCGATACGCTCGCTTGCGCTCGCTACTCGACCACCGGTGGTCGACCCCAGGTTGCGCGCGCTCATCGCAGCTCCTCCTCGTCGACGCGGTGCGCCCACTCGGCGAAGGTCTCGTCGGTCGAGGCATCCCGCTGCTCGATGAACCGCACGACGACCTTCTCGACGTAGTCGGCGAGCCCGTCGGCGGTCACCTTGAGGCCGCGCACGGTGCGGCCGGTGCCGGCCTCCTCGCGCGTCGTCGAGGCGAGGCCGCCGCCGAGGTGCACCTGGAAGCCGGGCGTCTGGCCGCCGTCGCCGTCGGGCAGCAGCTGGCCCTTGAGGCCGATGTCGGCGGTCTGGATGCGGGCGCATGAGTTGGGGCAGCCGTTGACGTGCAGGCTGATGGGGTGCGGCAGGTCGATGCCGGCGAGGCGCTCCTCGAGGGCGAGCACGGCGTCGGTCGCGGTCTGCTTCGTCTCGACGATCGCGAGCTTGCAGAACTCGATGCCCGTGCACGCGATGGTGCCGCGGCGGATGAGGCTCGGCCGCGCCTGCAGCCCGAGCTCGTCGAGCCCCGCGACGACCCGCTCGACGTCGCGCTCCTCGATGTCGAGTAGAACGATCTTCTGGTGCGGCGTCGTGCGGAGCCGGCCGGAGCCGACCTCGTCGAGCAGGTCGGCGAGGCGGGTGAGCACGGTGCCCGAGATGCGCCCGACGAACGGGGTCGCACCGATGTAGAAGCGGCCGTCGTGCTGCCGGTGCACGCCGACGTGGTCGCCCTGGGTGAGGGGCTTGGGGGCCGCGGGCCCGTCGGGCAGCGGGGTCTCGAGGTACTCGGTCTCGAGCACCTGGCGGAACTTCTCGGCTCCCCAGTCGGCGACGAGGTACTTGAGGCGGGCGCGGTTGCGCAGGCGTCGGTAGCCGTAGTCGCGGAAGATCGAGGTGACCCCGAGCCACACCTCGGCGACCCGGTCGGGCGTGACGAAGGCGCCGAGCCGCACCGCGAGGTGCGCGTTGGTCGAGAGGCCGCCGCCGACCCAGAGGTCGTAGCCGATGCCGAGCTCGGGGTGCTCCACGGCGACGAAGGCCACGTCGTTGATCTCGTGCACGACGTC
Coding sequences within it:
- a CDS encoding nitrite/sulfite reductase — encoded protein: MTLSETVRPDRADSRPERPARPARAEGRPARPGANRPNGQWKVDGTEPLNANEQWKQEDGGLAVRERIETIYAKGGFSSIDGTDLHGRFRWWGLYTQRKPGIDGGKTATLEPHELEDEFFMLRVRIDGGQLTTGQLRVIGEISTEFARDTADLTDRQNIQLHWIRVEDVPEIWRRLENVGLSTTEACGDVPRVILGSPVAGIAADELIDPTPQIFEIQERYIGDPELANLPRKFKSAITGHPSQDVVHEINDVAFVAVEHPELGIGYDLWVGGGLSTNAHLAVRLGAFVTPDRVAEVWLGVTSIFRDYGYRRLRNRARLKYLVADWGAEKFRQVLETEYLETPLPDGPAAPKPLTQGDHVGVHRQHDGRFYIGATPFVGRISGTVLTRLADLLDEVGSGRLRTTPHQKIVLLDIEERDVERVVAGLDELGLQARPSLIRRGTIACTGIEFCKLAIVETKQTATDAVLALEERLAGIDLPHPISLHVNGCPNSCARIQTADIGLKGQLLPDGDGGQTPGFQVHLGGGLASTTREEAGTGRTVRGLKVTADGLADYVEKVVVRFIEQRDASTDETFAEWAHRVDEEELR
- the cysD gene encoding sulfate adenylyltransferase subunit CysD; this translates as MSIESLQRVEEGAQRPSRNPDAARPGFETPPSSAPQPALTTLDLLEAEAIHIIREVVAEFERPVLLFSGGKDSVVVLHLATKAFWPGRVPFPVLHVDTGHNFPEVIEFRDRTVERLGLRLEVARVQDYLDDGRLQERADGTRNPLQTQPLLDAIAAGKHDAVFGGARRDEDKARAKERIISLRDEFGQWDPRNQRPELWNLYNGRHTPGQHVRAFPISNWTELDVWSYIEREGIELPPLYFAHEREVFRRDGMWRAVGEVSPPRPDEPVELRTVRYRTVGDMSCTGAVESDAVDVAAVVREVAESTLTERGATRADDRISEAAMEDRKKDGYF
- a CDS encoding ABC transporter substrate-binding protein, which encodes MAAVMMTGCASSAAGAPPAESEEALGGTPAEELRLGYFANVTHAPALVGLQEGLLQDALGDTKLSTEVFNAGPAAVEALSAGAIDAAYIGPNPAINTFVKSGGESAVVVSGVASGDAALVVADGIDDPADLKGTTLASPQLGNTQDVALRTWLADEGYTTDTQGGGDVHITPTENSQTLTLFQQGDLDGAWLPEPWVSRLIIDGGAHVLVDEADLWDDGDFPTTVLLVSKQFLAEHPTTVEALVEGHADAVQFIEDEPEQAADDINAQLEADTGKPLGDEVLARSLEHVRFTVDPVADTFEEVLANGVAAGTAKDGSIDGLFDLAILNRVLEARGEEPVSAAGLGTE
- a CDS encoding phosphoadenylyl-sulfate reductase produces the protein MSARNLGSTTGGRVASASERIETRAPGLDTRPPSSGATRPPEVLRALAEAGDAELRSLAADEASAYEVVAWVARNFDVDATAVACSMADAVLPHVVAQSLPGVDVLFLETGYHFAKTHETRDRVAASLDVRIVDVLPELTVAEQDAKYGKDLFARDPGSCCAMRKVAPLQKALTGYELWFTGVRRDEAPTRTNTPLVTWDERNGLVKVNPLAAWSFDDLIDYAGAFGVTVNPLLTEGYPSIGCEPCTKPVAAGEDPRSGRWAGLDKTECGLHL
- a CDS encoding sulfate adenylyltransferase subunit 1, with translation MGEVTNSTLLRFATAGSVDDGKSTLVGRLLHDSKAILADQFEQVARTSRERGFGGDAGGFDFALLTDGLRAEREQGITIDVAYRYFSTGRRSFILADCPGHVQYTRNMVTGATTADVVVLLIDARKGVLEQTRRHLSVVQLLRVPNVIVAVNKIDLQGYDAEAYATVAAEVLEVTRELGLPGVHVIPVSALEGDNVVDRSPNTPWYDGPALLELLETLPTVDEIESSLEAFRLDVQLVLRPQGALAPAVAAQPDAADRFRDYRAFAGQVSSGTVRVGDEVAVFPGGAVTTVVGIDTAGGELDEAHAPQSVALRLAHEIDAARGAVIAASGTLPEGRREIAAELFQLDARPLAPGTRVLVKFGTSTVQALVASVEGRRNLDTLATEAAEQLEANDIGRVTLRLSAELPFEDYAVHRRSGAFLVIHPQDGATLAAGTHSPARAAAA